The Methanothrix sp. genome includes a region encoding these proteins:
- a CDS encoding tyrosine-type recombinase/integrase, protein MTKLLSNFQQDLELRGLTKNTIYNTVGSVRAYLCWSESQRADPLSIENLLAYLKYIRTERSLKSTTVERHFQRIGLWFEFLEEMRLIESNPMPRLRKRYLRSYKDPVSHRRLISVEEAARMVRATIDTRDRAMLMLLFKTGVRRHELVALDVDDVDIEKLSILLKPTPKRSNRIVYFDEETARVLKRWLTVRASRLKKRGERALFLSRTGTRMRADTVFKIVAKAAERVGLHDPRSNRPEDHFSPHCCRHWFTTHLIRSGMPRDYIKWLRGDAMNEAIDIYNHIDPEDVKRSYLAHIPMLGV, encoded by the coding sequence TTGACCAAGTTGCTTTCTAATTTTCAGCAGGATCTGGAGCTCCGCGGACTGACGAAGAACACGATATACAACACAGTAGGATCAGTCCGAGCGTATCTGTGCTGGAGCGAGTCGCAGCGAGCCGATCCGCTGAGCATCGAGAACCTGCTAGCGTACCTGAAGTATATCAGGACAGAACGATCGCTCAAGTCCACGACTGTTGAGAGGCACTTCCAGCGTATCGGTCTATGGTTCGAATTCCTGGAGGAGATGAGGTTGATCGAGTCGAATCCGATGCCGAGGCTCAGAAAGAGGTATCTCCGGAGCTACAAGGATCCGGTGAGCCATCGGAGGCTGATCTCAGTCGAAGAAGCCGCACGGATGGTGCGAGCCACGATCGACACTCGAGACCGCGCCATGTTGATGTTGCTTTTCAAAACAGGTGTCCGGAGGCACGAGCTGGTCGCTCTAGATGTTGATGATGTAGATATCGAAAAGCTGTCGATACTGCTGAAGCCGACTCCGAAACGCTCGAACCGGATTGTGTATTTCGATGAGGAGACGGCACGGGTGCTGAAGCGATGGTTGACGGTCAGAGCTTCACGTCTCAAGAAGAGAGGCGAACGTGCGTTGTTCCTGAGCCGGACTGGTACACGGATGCGAGCCGACACCGTGTTCAAGATCGTCGCGAAGGCCGCGGAGCGTGTCGGTCTGCACGATCCAAGATCCAACCGTCCGGAGGATCACTTCTCGCCTCACTGCTGCCGCCACTGGTTCACGACGCATCTCATACGATCGGGAATGCCTCGTGATTACATCAAGTGGTTGAGAGGAGACGCGATGAACGAAGCCATCGATATCTACAACCATATCGACCCCGAGGATGTGAAGAGGAGCTACCTGGCGCACATCCCGATGCTGGGGGTGTAG